The DNA sequence CGAAGGTAACGTTGCTACAATCGGTATTACAGACTTCGCTCAGGGAGAACTTGGAGACATCGTATACGTAGACATCGATACTGTAGATGATGATCTTAATGGAGGAGATGTTTTCGGAAGTGTAGAAGCAGTAAAGACGGTTTCAGATCTATTCTTACCTATTGCTGGAAAGGTTATTGAGTTCAATTCAGAATTGGAATCCCAGCCTGAACTGTTAAATACAGATCCTTATGGAGACGGATGGATTATCAAATTGGAAATTGCTGATGGGGCAGATCAGTCTGAGTTACTTTCTGCAGATGATTACAAAGCTGTCATTGGATAAGATTTCAAAAATATTTAGTAAGATATTGCCCATTTATTGGGCATTTCTTACTTATATGCTTCTCAAGCCCGGAGAAGAAAATCATGAATATTGGTTTATGTTCAGCGGGATTGATAAAATTTTACATCTAAGTATATTCGCAGCCTTAGGTTTCTTTTTCATTGCTACATTTCCTAAAATAAAATTCTCATACTTTTTTCAGATCATCCTTATCTATGCATTCATTACCGAAATTCTCCAGGAAGAAATGGGATTGGGTAGATCAATGGAAACATTAGATATCGTAGCAGATACTATAGGATGTCTGTTAGGATACTATATATATAAGATAGCAATCAAGCGCTTTTTTTAACTTTACCATTAGAAAAGAGCCGTATTCCTTCCCAAACTTTTCCTCTACATAATAACATAAGGTTTTCTCAAACTTTTACACCCTCAAACTCTCAAACTTAATCAGGAGCTTATTCCTGCTATCCATTTCTACTCCTCGCGCGGTGCTTTCCCACGCTCAAACCCTCCAACTCTCCAACTTTCCCTTCCTTCTTCCAAACAAATGTTTAAAATTTTTGATCCTTTGTTTCAGTAGTTTAGGGTTAAATATTACGGAAAGGTAAAATTTATGTTAAATAAACTTGTTTTGCGTTGCAAGAAGTTGTTATCTTTGCCCCACTGAAAACGAGAGTACATCAGTAGCGCAGAAGAGCTTTTAGATAAGCTAAAAACATTAAGATACTTCAAAAAGAGACGGATGAAAAAACTTTAAAACTTTTATTAAAAAAAGTTGTGAGTTAAAAAAGAGTTTGTATCTTTGCAGTCCCAAATAAAGGGAGCGCAGGAGTAGGGTGATTGAGGTTGAGGAAGGAATTAAGGTTACTTAAAAAACTTTAAAATTTTCTTTCAAAACATTTGGTCATTAAGAAATAAAGTTTTACTTTTGCACTCGCAAATACGGAGTGACACTGACAGAGAAGATTGCTACGTTAAAAAGCGAAAGATATAAAGATCATTGACATACAATATAACAACCAAGTAAGGAAAAACTAAAGCGTTAAAAAACTTTGAGTGAGTCAGACAAACATACAATGGAGAGTTTGATCCTGGCTCAGGATGAACGCTAGCGGGAGGCCTAACACATGCAAGCCGAGCGGTAGAGATCTTTCGGGATCTTGAGAGCGGCGTACGGGTGCGGAACACGTGTGCAACCTGCCTTTATCTGGGGGATAGCCTTTCGAAAGGAAGATTAATACCCCATAATATTTTTGATGGCATCATTAGAAATTGAAAACTCCGGTGGATAGAGATGGGCACGCGCAAGATTAGATAGTTGGTGAGGTAACGGCTCACCAAGTCTACGATCTTTAGGGGGCCTGAGAGGGTGATCCCCCACACTGGTACTGAGACACGGACCAGACTCCTACGGGAGGCAGCAGTGAGGAATATTGGACAATGGGTGAGAGCCTGATCCAGCCATCCCGCGTGAAGGACGACGGCCCTATGGGTTGTAAACTTCTTTTGTATAGGGATAAACCTACTCTCGTGAGAGTAGCTGAAGGTACTATACGAATAAGCACCGGCTAACTCCGTGCCAGCAGCCGCGGTAATACGGAGGGTGCAAGCGTTATCCGGATTTATTGGGTTTAAAGGGTCCGTAGGCGGATCTGTAAGTCAGTGGTGAAATCTCACAGCTTAACTGTGAAACTGCCATTGATACTGCAGGTCTTGAGTGTTATTGAAGTAGCTGGAATAAGTAGTGTAGCGGTGAAATGCATAGATATTACTTAGAACACCAATTGCGAAGGCAGGTTACTAAGCAACAACTGACGCTGATGGACGAAAGCGTGGGGAGCGAACAGGATTAGATACCCTGGTAGTCCACGCCGTAAACGATGCTAACTCGTTTTTGGTTTTTCGGAATCAGAGACTAAGCGAAAGTGATAAGTTAGCCACCTGGGGAGTACGTTCGCAAGAATGAAACTCAAAGGAATTGACGGGGGCCCGCACAAGCGGTGGATTATGTGGTTTAATTCGATGATACGCGAGGAACCTTACCAAGGCTTAAATGGGAAATGACAGGTTTAGAAATAGACTTTTCTTCGGACATTTTTCAAGGTGCTGCATGGTTGTCGTCAGCTCGTGCCGTGAGGTGTTAGGTTAAGTCCTGCAACGAGCGCAACCCCTGTCACTAGTTGCCATCATTAAGTTGGGGACTCTAGTGAGACTGCCTACGCAAGTAGAGAGGAAGGTGGGGATGACGTCAAATCATCACGGCCCTTACGCCTTGGGCCACACACGTAATACAATGGCCGGTACAGAGGGCAGCTACACAGCGATGTGATGCAAATCTCGAAAGCCGGTCTCAGTTCGGATTGGAGTCTGCAACTCGACTCTATGAAGCTGGAATCGCTAGTAATCGCGCATCAGCCATGGCGCGGTGAATACGTTCCCGGGCCTTGTACACACCGCCCGTCAAGCCATGGAAGTCTGGGGTACCTGAAGTCGGTGACCGTAACAGGAGCTGCCTAGGGTAAAACAGGTAACTAGGGCTAAGTCGTAACAAGGTAGCCGTACCGGAAGGTGCGGCTGGAACATCTCATTTTAGAGCGTCTTATGACGATAAACAAAATTAGTATCGTAAGATACAAAGTACTTACTTCAAAGTAAAGCTTTAGTTTTTTGTTTGGTTGGTTATATTAAAAATACAAAACCCACTAGAAATTAGTAAAGGGATTGAGAGAGACAAAGAAGAGAGAGTTTAGAGAAGAGACGCGGGTCAATTATCTATCAGTCTATCCTCTTTACGTCTAAGAGACAGTCTCGTAGCTCAGCTGGTTAGAGCGCTACACTGATAATGTAGAGGTCGGCAGTTCGAGCCTGCCCGAGACTACTAATTAATGCGGCTGGCAAATAGCTTATAGCTGATGGCAATAGAGCCAATAGCGAGAAGCAAGAAGCCAACAGCAACTAGAGGGGGAATTAGCTCAGCTGGCTAGAGCGCCTGCCTTGCACGCAGGAGGTCAAGGGTTCGACTCCCTTATTCTCCACAGTTTTGGAAGATTGATTTAAAAGTTACGGATGGAGCCAAAAACAACATCTGTTCATCAATTGGACAAGAAGACATTAAGATCATTGACATTAACGGTAAAGACATCACAAAGAGAAAACCGAGCGCATAAAGCGCTTGAGTAACCAATAGGAAAGAAATCGTTAAGGGCGTATGGCGGATGCCTAGGCTTTCAGAGGCGAAGAAGGACGTGGTAAGCTGCGAAAAGCTGCGGGGATTGGCACACACGAATTGATCCGCAGATGTCCGAATGGGGCAACCCAATACATTGAAGATGTATTACCTCGTAAGAGGAGCAAACCCGGAGAACTGAAACATCTAAGTACCCGGAGGAAAAGAAATCGAAGAGATTCCGTAAGTAGTGGCGAGCGAAAGCGGATTAGCCCAAAAGCTGATATATGTTTAATAGAATGTTCTGGAAAGAACGGCCATAGAGGGTGATAGCCCCGTATATGAAAGGCATATTTGAGTGATAAATGAGTAGGGCGGGACACGTGAAATCCTGTCTGAATATGGGGGGACCATCCTCCAAGGCTAAATACTCCTGAAAGACCGATAGTGAACAAGTACTGTGAAGGAAAGGTGAAAAGCACTTCGAATAGAAGGGTGAAATAGAACCTGAAACCGTACGCCTACAAGCGGTCGGAGCAGCGTAATGCTGTGACGGCGTGCCTTTTGCATAATGAGCCTACGAGTTAATTTTACTAGCGAGGTTAAGGTATTAAGTACCGGAGCCGGAGCGAAAGCGAGTCTGAATAGGGCGCATAGTTAGTAGGATTAGACGCGAAACCTTGTGATCTACCCATGGGCAGGTTGAAGCTCTGGTAACACAGAGTGGAGGACCGAACCGGTTGACGTTGAAAAGTCTTCGGATGACCTGTGGGTAGGGGTGAAAGGCCAATCAAACTGGGAGATAGCTCGTACTCTCCGAAATGCATTTAGGTGCAGCGTCGTATATAAGTTTATTAGAGGTAGAGCTACTGATTGGATGCGGGGGTTTCATCGCCTACCAATTCCTGACAAACTCCGAATGCTAATAAATGTTCTACGGCAGTGAGGGCATGGGTGCTAAGGTCCATGTCCGAGAGGGAAAGAACCCAGACCAACAGCTAAGGTCCCAAAATATATGTTAAGTTGAAGCAACGCGGTTGGACTGCATTGACAGCTAGGATGTTGGCTTGGAAGCAGCCATTCATTTAAAGAGTGCGTAACAGCTCACTAGTCGAGCGGTCCGGCATGGATAATAATCGGGCATAAACATATTACCGAAGCTATGGATTTATATTTTAGATATATCTGGTAGGAGAGCATTCTATTTGCGCCGAAGCAGTATCGTGAGGTATTGTGGAGCGGATAGAAAAGAAAATGTAGGCATAAGTAACGATAAAGCAGGCGAGAAACCTGCTCACCGAAAGACCAAGGCTTCCTCAGCCATGCTAATCAGCTGAGGGTTAGTCGGGACCTAACGCGAACCCGAAAGGGGTAGTGGATGGACAATGGGTTAATATTCCCATACTTGCTCACACTAAAAAGGGGACGGTTGGATGTAGCTGCTAAAGACTGACGGAATAGTCAAGGCCTAGCCTTCGGGCGAAGCTGCTGTAGTGTAATCTGATCCAAGAAAAGCCGAAGTGAAGCAACCCGTACCAAAACCGACACAGGTGGTCGAGGAGAGAATCCTAAGGTGCTCGAGTGAGTCGTGGCTAAGGAACTAGGCAAAATAGTCTCGTAACTTCGGAAGAAGAGACGCCATCAGCAATGGTGGCCGCAGTGAAGAGGCCCAGGCGACTGTTTATCAAAAACACAGGACTCTGCTAAATCGAAAGATGCTGTATAGGGTCTGACACCTGCCCGGTGCTGGAAGGTTAAGGAAGGTGCTTAGGGTTAAACCGAAGGCATTAACTGAAGCCCCAGTAAACGGCGGCCGTAACTATAACGGTCCTAAGGTAGCGAAATTCCTTGTCGGGTAAGTTCCGACCTGCACGAATGGTGTAACGATCTGGGCACTGTCTCAGCCACGAGCTCGGTGAAATTGTAGTATCGGTGAAGATGCCGATTACCCGCAATGGGACGAAAAGACCCTGTGAACCTTTACTATAACTTCGTATTGACTTTGAGTAAGTAATGTGTAGGATAGGTGGGAGGCTTTGAAGCTTGCACGCTAGTGTAGGTGGAGCCAACGTTGAAATACCACCCTTTACTTACTTGGAGCCTAACTTCTTTTAGAAGGACATTGCGTGGTGGGTAGTTTGACTGGGGTGGTCGCCTCCAAAAGAGTAACGGAGGCTTTCAAAGGTACCCTCAGCACGCTTGGTAACCGTGCGTAGAGTGTAATGGCATAAGGGTGCTTGACTGTGAGACCTACAAGTCGATCAGGTGCGAAAGCAGGACATAGTGATCCGGTGGTTCCGTATGGAAGGGCCATCGCTCATAGGATAAAAGGTACTCCGGGGATAAC is a window from the Chryseobacterium indologenes genome containing:
- the gcvH gene encoding glycine cleavage system protein GcvH; protein product: MNTPSELKYTKDHEWIKIEGNVATIGITDFAQGELGDIVYVDIDTVDDDLNGGDVFGSVEAVKTVSDLFLPIAGKVIEFNSELESQPELLNTDPYGDGWIIKLEIADGADQSELLSADDYKAVIG
- a CDS encoding VanZ family protein — encoded protein: MLLKPGEENHEYWFMFSGIDKILHLSIFAALGFFFIATFPKIKFSYFFQIILIYAFITEILQEEMGLGRSMETLDIVADTIGCLLGYYIYKIAIKRFF